The DNA segment GTCGCCGCTGCTGGTCCTGGCGGTCGCGCTCGCTGCGGTCGCCGCGTACGGCTACCTCCGGGGCGCGTACGCCATCGCCATCCCGGTCGGCGTCGGCGCGATACTGGCGAGCCTATTCGTCCTGCTGACCCGCGAGTGACGCGGTTTCGACTCCGGCCCGACCCCGGCGGCGCGCCGCCGGGGTCGGGCCACCGCAAGGATTGACCCGCTGGAAGCCGAACCTTCGGTCGATGCCGACGTACCAGCGCGAGACGCGAGTCCGCGCGCCGCTCGACGACGTGGTGGCGTTCCACGCCCGAATCGAGGGCCTAGAGGCGGTCACGCCCGCGTGGCTGAACCTGCGCGTCGAGGCGGTGCGCGGTCCCGCGGGGGAAGCCGACCCCGAAACGTTGGAGGTCGGAGCCGAAGTTCGACTCTCCCTCCGACCGTTCGGCGTCGGTCCCCGCCAACGGTGGGTGTCGCGAATCACCCGCCGCGAGGAGGGCGACGGGTCGGCCGTCCTGGAGGACGCGATGGTCGACGGTCCGTTTCCGACGTGGCGACATTCCCACCAGTTCTACGCCGTCTCCACCGACGAAACCGTCGTCAGAGACCGCGTGGAGTACGAACTCCCGGTGGTCGGCGGGTCACTCGGACCGCTCGGGTGGCTCGGCTTCGAACCGATGTTCCGCGAGCGCCACCGCCGGACGAGGCGAATCCTGGAGGGCGACGAGCGGGACGCCGCCGGTGGCTCACGCGCCGACTATCAGCGGTCCGAGTAACACCCCCATCAGGTGGACGCGGCGCGCGCCGAACTGCGCGGGGACGAGGCCGACCAGCGCCGCGACGCCGAAGACGGCGACGCCGACGACCCCGGCGAACAGCCAGCTTACTCCGACCAACAGACAGAGGACGCCGACCGACAGCCGTCGGTTGTCCAGCGCCCCGACGGTCCGGAGGTAGCGGTCGCCGACGCCGACCACGAGCAGGAACCCCGCCACGCCGGCGAGCGCGGTGCTGGCGAGCAACAGCGGGAGGGCCACGGGTGCGCCCGCTTCCTGCAATGCGACCATCACGCCGGTCCGGGGCGTTCCCAGCGTCGCGAGCGCGAACAGCGCGAAGACGGTGTTGGCGGTGTTGACGCCGCTCGTCGCGACGACGAAGCCCCGCGTGTCGGTGTCGCTCGGCACGAGGACGAGCGCGAGTACCGCCGCGATGGCGCCCGAGACGCCCGGCAGGTAGCCCACGACCGCTCCGGCGAGCGCGCCGGCGAAGGCGGTAACCGCGACGGTGCGGGGGTGCGACGCTATCGTCGGGTCGTCCTGGCGCGGAACGCCCGCACCGCCGAGCGCTTCGATGAGAACGGGCGCGCCGAACAGGCCGGCG comes from the Halorussus vallis genome and includes:
- a CDS encoding SRPBCC family protein — translated: MPTYQRETRVRAPLDDVVAFHARIEGLEAVTPAWLNLRVEAVRGPAGEADPETLEVGAEVRLSLRPFGVGPRQRWVSRITRREEGDGSAVLEDAMVDGPFPTWRHSHQFYAVSTDETVVRDRVEYELPVVGGSLGPLGWLGFEPMFRERHRRTRRILEGDERDAAGGSRADYQRSE
- a CDS encoding tripartite tricarboxylate transporter permease is translated as MEALGVRVAFEPAASATALAFVLGGVALGALSGLTPGLHVNNLALLLAAAAPAVPGPPRFVGAAMLAAGVVHSFLDVVPSLALGVPDPAMAAAALPGHRLVLAGRGREAVRLSALGSGLAVCFAVPLAVPVTRAMTTAYPVLRAHLPLVLGGVVAFLLLTEGTCRSALGGAAGFLGSAALGHATLDLTPVAPLDAGGMLTPLFAGLFGAPVLIEALGGAGVPRQDDPTIASHPRTVAVTAFAGALAGAVVGYLPGVSGAIAAVLALVLVPSDTDTRGFVVATSGVNTANTVFALFALATLGTPRTGVMVALQEAGAPVALPLLLASTALAGVAGFLLVVGVGDRYLRTVGALDNRRLSVGVLCLLVGVSWLFAGVVGVAVFGVAALVGLVPAQFGARRVHLMGVLLGPLIVGA